One Bombus pascuorum chromosome 4, iyBomPasc1.1, whole genome shotgun sequence DNA segment encodes these proteins:
- the LOC132906272 gene encoding juvenile hormone epoxide hydrolase 1-like encodes MLKIAVVIAFCATGLAILLSSTEEHKVPTLPETNWGPKKNGKESTEIRPFKIDVSAKVLDDLKYRLTHRKTYVQPLEDTAWTYGISTKYLNTVLDYWRDEYNWTERQALLNKYPQFITTIQGLDIHFYHVKPTNLPKDKNLKVLPLLILHGWPGSVVEFQKIIPILTKPWPNQNFVFEVIAPSLPGYGFSEGAVRPGMATTQMAVVFKNLMHRLGFEKFYVQGGDWGALISANMAVLFPEKVTGLHANMCTILMSASTFAWSVIGSYFPSLVGVSEHYSLYYPLSTTLSTLIEESGYFHIQATKPDTIGAALTASPDALAAYILEKFSTWTNKAYKERDDGGLTEKYTLDELLDNIMIYWVSNSIATSVRLYAENFNSAYRALKVEKLPINVPTGCAVFPQDLLLQPKSLLKSRYPNIIQYNVMPRGGHFAAFEEPRLLADDIFSFVKKTEELKAKSV; translated from the exons atgttgaaaattgcAGTGGTGATAGCGTTTTGTGCCACTGGACTAGCTATCCTTTTATC TTCCACGGAAGAACATAAGGTTCCAACGTTACCGGAAACAAACTGGGGAccgaagaaaaatggaaaagagtCTACAGAAATACGACCTTTCAAGATCGATGTATCAGCAAAA GTCTTGGATGATTTAAAATACCGCTTGACACATAGAAAAACGTACGTTCAACCATTGGAAGATACTGCATGGACTTACGGTATTTCGACTAAATACCTCAATACGGTACTTGATTATTGGAGAGATGAATATAACTGGACTGAAAGACAGGCATTGCTAAACAAATATCCTCAGTTTATCACAACCATCCAAG GTTTGGATATACATTTCTATCATGTGAAACCAACAAATCTACCAAAGGATAAGAACTTGAAAGTTCTGCCCCTGCTAATTCTACACGGATGGCCGGGATCAGTTGTGGAATTCCAAAAAATTATACCCATACTAACAAAACCTTGGCCTAATCAGAACTTCGTGTTCGAAGTTATTGCACCGTCACTTCCGGGATACGGTTTCTCAGAAGGAGCGGTACGACCGGGCATGGCTACTACTCAG ATGGCTGTAGTGTTCAAGAATCTGATGCATAGACTTGGCTTTGAAAAGTTTTATGTCCAAGGAGGTGATTGGGGAGCTCTTATTTCCGCTAACATGGCTGTTCTATTTCCCGAAAA AGTAACTGGATTACACGCAAACATGTGTACCATCCTGATGTCAGCGTCTACTTTCGCTTGGTCAGTTATTGGTAGCTATTTCCCATCTTTAGTAGGAGTAAGCGAACATTATTCGCTATATTACCCCCTCAGTACAACTTTGTCTACGCTAATTGAAGAAAGTGGTTATTTTCACATACAGGCTACAAAGCCAGACACTATAG GTGCTGCATTAACTGCCTCGCCTGATGCATTAGCGGCATATATTTTGGAAAAGTTCAGCACATGGACAAATAAAGCATATAAAGAACGAGATGATGGTGgtttaacagaaaaatatactCTAGACGAGCTGTTAGacaatataatgatatattggGTCAGTAACAGCATTGCTACAAGTGTTAGACTTTATGCTGAAAACTTTAATTCAGCATATAGAGCTTTAAAAGTTGAAAA attGCCCATAAATGTACCTACAGGTTGTGCAGTATTCCCACAGGATCTATTACTTCAGCCTAAAAGTTTGCTTAAATCAAGATATCCTaacataattcaatataatgttatgccaCGTGGTGGACACTTTGCAGCTTTCGAAGAACCTAGACTTCTAGCTGATGATATTTTcagttttgttaaaaaaactGAGGAACTTAAGGCAAAATCTGTATAA
- the LOC132906250 gene encoding tonsoku-like protein: MDIGRLIKKKKRVKRDGNLQQLAEIVKELGDVYFESDKYEDALQEYTEQLEICNILGDKLNIAVAHRMIGEIQANLGNYEEALSHQNLYLEGAKEIQNLLEEQRAYATLGRTYFCWAESQPEESERKPDALISARQAYTKSIRLCNELGDTNIDLKELMTMRARLLLNLGLVLEAEKKHQEAVDLLEKAAGLCKTHNLREDFYRTQIALGGIYERNRDYDLALTHFETAVEVDNSSLKAEARFLQAELLLKIGKWTESRKILVLLYVTENLPQNLKHQVEKCLRIVATLQTTEEALTTEKDTSIKLKYYETLGDAAVAAHCFEEAIEYYRKMLMCAEEIESDRTGAALLSLAQTLKDVGRYNEALDFARRELELCTNPREICRSALFLIDLLITIKANNKEIEDIYSLASKNAKACNDISLETSVLREYLNYLTNTNRTEEIGSLSEKLDTLEKLCNDTDSESESEEDNIGANICLEDLSDVEAELKVRENIKNRKRTRKTSVAIKRNEKGETQLHVACIHGNVETVEKLLESGHLTNVRDHFGWTPLHEAANHGHVEIAKLLLKYGADVNDPGSLMCQGVTPLHDAASCGNFTMMRFLIEHGANVELKTNDDDTALDCLKQWRNRVDVLSSEDQMEYDEMHKLLSAMIPASNKKISKRSHSLSCNPKTHSIDENVVIEKISAGEDYKRTIARLKHRNDPIGASLSSVKRNVNPLLNSEEVLLDDWLEDDINESINNRRCSDEHSSSMTKRKSSNGNVDVEKNLKRQKMNDEDQVIEDNECDVTEEDSNDSCSIEIRRISSERKIQKKKQQMSLLSIGFTKDSTSRSSSPVIPFNTGCESTEINTMRSVILNILIDGKMFKTQIEFSNTMRPLVKEIVADIETKFYNNTGCKVKLDLKTMDGIAINCNNVFTILSEGDIVKNLTCEIIELETPSIVERYGAICKNYNIDIRESILKCLKSCENTFTLRLKQEDIRKEEFISLLKTLEYQKNVQILDLSGGNLYELGKSLNDCILRLSALQELCLQGCDIDFKCLSKLEKLPPQLKFLDLSYNPLGSSSQEILFKLFTPLTQLRTLNLRYCQLSNFRFLLNNNSLVNLDISWNCFSEDEVCATLQRQLLNLNLSNTICSRDFNLVKNIFNKTDFSFVNLECLELASCELSDIDIRNILSRVSNLSKLVLKGNRKVGAQSLNLLLKYTPTLRHIDVSGCENITEFPDSEVFIEKPEICTLIVSMYPEVCDCWVRLWRGKGVVKKLPHNLTIFKPVL, encoded by the exons atggATATCGGAA gattaattaaaaagaagaaacgggTCAAGCGTGATGGCAACCTTCAGCAATTGGCTGAAATTGTTAAAGAGCTTGGTGACGTATACTTTGAAAGTGACAAGTATGAAGATGCTTTGCAGGAATATACAGAACAACTGGAAATTTGCAATATCCTAggagataaattaaatatagcgGTTGCTCATAGAATGATTGGAGAAATACAGGCAAATCTTGGCAACTACGAGGAAGCATTGAGCCACCAAAACCTTTACTTGg AAGGGGCCAAGgagatacaaaatttattagaagaacAACGAGCTTATGCAACATTAGGTAGAACATATTTTTGTTGGGCTGAAAGTCAACCTGAAGAATCTGAAAGAAAACCTGATGCTCTTATAAGTGCAAGACAAGCGTACACGAAGAGTATACGTCTTTGCAAtga attgGGTGATACTAACATTGACCTAAAAGAATTAATGACAATGAGGGCACGATTGTTATTGAATTTGGGATTAGTACTAGAAGCTGAAAAAAAGCATCAAGAGGCTGTTGATTTACTGGAAAAAGCTGCAGGTTTATGTAAGACACACAATTTACGGGAAGATTTCTATAGAACGCAAATTGCTCTCGGAGGAATTTACGAGCGAAATCGCGATTATGATCTGGCTTTAACACATTTTGAAACTGCCGTTGAAGTTGATAATTCATCTTTGAAAGCGGAAGCACGATTTCTTCAAGCAGAATTGCttttaaaaataggaaaatggACCGAATCACGAAAAATATTAGTGCTTCTTTACGTTACGGAAAACTTACCACAAAATCTGAAGCATCAAGTAGAAAAATGTCTCAGGATAG TTGCAACATTACAAACAACTGAAGAAGCTTTAACTACAGAAAAAGATACCAGCATTaagttgaaatattatgaGACATTAGGAGATGCGGCAGTGGCTGCACACTGTTTTGAGGAAGCCatagaatattacagaaaGATGCTCATGTGTGCGGAAGAAATAGAAAGCGATCGCACAGGAGCAGCTTTATTAAGTTTAGCCCAAACATTGAAGGATGTTGGACGATATAACGAAGCACTGGATTTTGCTCGTAGAGAACTAGAACTATGCACAAATCCACGTGAAATATGTAGATCTGCTTTGTTCTTAATAGATTTATTGATAACTATTAAAGCAAACAACAAAGAGATTGAAGATATTTATAGTCTAGCCTCGAAAAATGCAAAAGCTTGCAATGATATTTCTTTAGAAACAAGTGTTTTAAGAGAATACTTGAATTATCTAACAAATACCAATAGAACAGAAGAGATAGGATCACTTTCAGAAAAGTTAGatacattggaaaaattatgtaatgatACAGATAGCGAAAGCGAATCAGAAGAAGACAATATTGGCGCAAACATTTGCTTGGAAGATTTGTCGGATGTTGAAGCAGAATTAAAagttagagaaaatattaaaaatagaaaacgaacgAGAAAGACGTCGGTTGCTataaaaaggaacgaaaaaggagaaacacAACTTCATGTAGCTTGTATACATGGGAATGTTGAAAccgtagaaaaattattagaatctGGTCATTTAACGAATGTTAGAGACCATTTTGGCTGGACTCCTCTTCATGAAGCAGCTAATCATGGTCATGTCGAAATTGcaaagttattattaaaatatggtGCAGATGTAAATGATCCTGGAAGTTTGATGTGCCAAGGAGTTACTCCTCTTCATGATGCGGCTTCCTGCGGCAATTTTACCATGATGAGATTTTTAATCGAACACGGAGCAAATGTGGAACTTAAAACGAACGATGATGATACTGCGCTAGATTGTCTAAAACAATGGAGGAATCGTGTTGATGTTTTATCTTCTGAAGATCAAATGGAGTATGATGAAATGCACAAATTATTGTCTGCTATGATACCAGCgagtaataagaaaatttcgaaacgatCTCATTCATTATCATGCAATCCAAAAACTCACAGCATagatgaaaatgttgttatagaAAAGATCTCTGCAGGTGAAGATTATAAAAGAACTATAGCTAGATTGAAACATAGGAACGATCCAATTGGAGCTTCTTTGTCCTCTGTGAAACGAAATGTAAATCCACTTTTGAATAGCGAAGAGGTTCTTTTGGATGATTGGTTGGAAGATGATATCAatgaaagtataaataatagaagGTGCTCTGATGAACATTCCTCCTCAATGACAAAGAGGAAATCAAGTAATGGAAATGTCGATgttgagaaaaatttaaaacggCAAAAAATGAATGATGAAGATCAAGTAATTGAAGATAATGAATGTGATGTAACAGAGGAGGATAGTAATGATAGTTGCAGTATTGAAATAAGACGGATTTCTAGTGAACGTAAGAttcagaaaaaaaaacagcaaATGTCGTTGTTATCAATTGGATTTACTAAAGATTCTACTTCTCGAAGTTCTTCACCTGTAATTCCATTTAACACAGGATGTGAATCAACAGAAATCAATACTATGAGATCAGTTATTTTAAACATCCTTATAGatggaaaaatgtttaaaaccCAAATAGAATTTTCGAATACAATGAGACCACTGGTAAAAGAAATTGTAGCTGATATTGAAACTAAATTCTACAATAATACTGGATGTAAAGTAAAACTAGATCTAAAAACTATGGATGGAATTGCGATCAATTGCAATAACGTGTTCACGATATTAAGTGAAGGggatattgttaaaaatttgacATGCGAAATAATTGAGTTGGAAACTCCTTCTATTGTCGAGCGATATGGTGcgatttgtaaaaattacaatatag atattcgAGAATCCATATTAAAGTGTTTGAAATCATGTGAGAACACGTTTACTTTGCGATTAAAACAAGAAGatataagaaaagaagaatttatatctttattgaAAACTCTAGAATATCAAAagaatgttcaaatattaGATTTATCCGGTGGTAATTTATATGAACTTGGAAAATCTTTAAATGATTGTATTTTAAGATTGTCAGCTTTGCAAGAATTGTGCCTTCAAGGATGTGATATAGATTTTAAGTGTCTAAGTAAATTAGAGAAACTACCTCCACAACTTAAGTTTCTTGATCTCAGCTATAATCCTCTTGGATCATCAAGTCAAGAAATCTTATTCAAACTTTTCACCCCTTTAACACAGCTTCGGACATTGAATTTGCGATATTGTCAATTATctaattttcgttttcttttaaataacaatagtCTAGtaaatttagatatttcttGGAACTGTTTCAGTGAAGATGAAGTCTGTGCCACTTTACAAAGACAATTacttaatttgaatttatcaaatactATTTGTTCTAGGGATTTTAATttggttaaaaatatttttaataaaacagatttttcatttgttaatTTAGAATGTTTAGAGCTTGCTTCATGCGAATTATCGGATATTGacattagaaatatattgtcACGTGTATCGAATCTTTCGAAATTGGTGCTTaaaggaaatagaaaagtggGAGCACAATcgctaaatttattattgaaatacacACCAACATTAAGACATATCGATGTTAGTGGATGTGAGAATATTACTGAATTTCCTGATTCCGaagtatttattgaaaaaccCGAGATTTGTACATTAATCGTGAGTATGTATCCAGAAGTGTGTGACTGTTGGGTTCGTTTATGGCGAGGGAAGGGTGTAGTGAAGAAACTGCCGCATAATCTTACTATTTTTAAACcggtactttaa
- the LOC132906251 gene encoding WD repeat-containing protein 35: MFVYLSKKIAIPNNFRLNCIAWNQREGYIAVGGEDGLLKVLRVDSNVSGSTSGGRSRNLTAASNLSMNQTLEGHNGHVQVVTWNEQHQKLTSSDQNGVIIVWMLYKGSWYDEMINNCNKSIVKGMAWSLDGLKICIVYEDGAVIVGSVDGNRIWGKELKNTALAAVQWSPDGKLLLFGIKNGEVHLFDNQGVFLTKLNMIPLNGGQVQTIVSLQWYDGRNGYIGIDCPTLAVCYRNGKIQLMKDTNDDNPIVIETGMTVAWCCWNSYGSILAVTGMLPLLGNGETKDTNVIQFYTPFGKHMRTLKIPGREVTCCAWEGGSLRVALSVDSHIYFANIRLDYKWTYFSNTVVYTNEKITKDVICIIFWNTTNNTYCTKNVRALISIASHGDHCVLAIKNDLAQGSEQFALLVCNTIATPIDTKFIDLEPLWVTMTNSVIVAASKNNFLVWSYRTPRNSMLHVGRIRRDKIYHIDETPTGVTEVIQDLDKDRSFEAPINTKATMDPICCLCATDKILLIGRESGMIQRYSLSQITLTNRYNTTCKLYKIAINCDSSRASIMDTSGVLTMLDLETDFKKNTLKDGESEGEINKFERKDVWAMCWAQDNPALLAIIEKTRMYVLREFDPEEPISCSGYICSFQDLEIRCVLLDDLMQKPEDTRNDLIVDLEVKSLRDTRELLMKVGLKEANNFIQDNPHPRLWRLLAESALQKLELETAENAMVRCTDYLGIQFIKRLQNVHNDHLKKAEVAAFLGNYDEAEKLYLNMDRRDLAISLRQKLGDYFRVVQLMKMGIGGSDKQMEYAYNKIGEYYAERQNWEGAKEYYEKSRNLEKLIECYYKLEDFVQLAGTVQQLPDKSPLLKMVARMLGSVGMCSQAVAAYIKYGDVKLAVDTCVRLNHWDQAVELAKTYKMAQIGELLNKYANHLLSNGKRLQAVELYKKANHNLEAAKLLFQLAEEQAKTRTNPLRVKKIYVLAALLVEDHINAAPAAKGGRSNVVMGLTENNEDTRVIENAWKGAEAYHFLLLANRQIYSGNFDAAMKTALRLREYEDILQPEDIYCLLALSSAVNHAFAVCSKAFIKLESLEIISEAVREEYEDLAVDIFTKHSPQDVRNSKAECTNCESLVPDWCVACPNCMTRFPPCIISGKPLMDLSNAWICTVCRHHVATERDVVNINACPLCHSTVTYM; the protein is encoded by the coding sequence atgtttGTATACTTGAGTAAAAAAATAGCAATACCAAACAATTTTCGTCTGAATTGTATAGCATGGAACCAAAGGGAAGGTTATATAGCTGTTGGCGGAGAGGATGGTCTTTTGAAAGTACTTAGAGTAGACTCCAATGTAAGTGGCTCTACCAGTGGTGGGAGGTCTAGAAACTTAACTGCTGCAAGTAATTTAAGTATGAATCAAACTTTAGAAGGTCACAATGGTCATGTACAAGTAGTTACCTGGAACGAACAACACCAGAAACTAACTTCAAGTGATCAGAATGGTGTAATTATAGTTTGGATGTTGTACAAGGGCTCTTGGTACgatgaaatgataaataacTGCAATAAATCAATAGTTAAAGGGATGGCATGGAGTTTAGATggtttaaaaatttgcatagtTTACGAAGATGGAGCAGTTATTGTAGGTTCAGTTGATGGAAATAGAATCTGGGGcaaggaattaaaaaatacagcTCTTGCTGCTGTACAATGGTCTCCAGATGGGAAACTATTATTGTTTGGCATAAAAAATGGGGAAGTTCATCTCTTTGATAATCAAGgcgtatttttaacaaagttaaATATGATACCACTTAATGGTGGTCAAGTACAAACGATAGTTTCATTGCAATGGTATGATGGAAGGAATGGTTATATCGGCATAGATTGTCCAACTTTAGCTGTTTGCTACAGGAATGGTAAAATACAGCTCATGAAAGACACTAATGACGATAATCCAATTGTAATAGAAACTGGTATGACAGTAGCATGGTGTTGTTGGAATAGTTATGGGTCTATATTAGCTGTAACTGGGATGTTACCATTATTGGGCAATGGAGAAACAAAGGACACTAATGTCATTCAATTTTATACTCCTTTTGGTAAACATATGAGGACCCTAAAAATACCTGGTAGAGAAGTCACCTGTTGTGCATGGGAAGGAGGATCACTCAGAGTGGCTCTATCTGTTGATTCTCATAtctattttgcaaatattcgtTTGGATTATAAATGGACTTACTTCAGTAATACAGTTGTGTATACAAATGAGAAGATTACCAAAGATGTCATTTGCATTATATTTTGGAATACAACGAATAATACATATTGTACTAAAAATGTAAGAGCATTGATCTCCATAGCTTCACATGGAGATCATTGTGTTTTGGCAATAAAAAATGACCTTGCTCAAGGATCAGAGCAATTTGCACTCTTAGTATGCAATACAATTGCTACTCCAATAGATACTAAGTTTATAGACTTAGAGCCACTATGGGTGACCATGACAAATAGTGTAATTGTTGCAGCATCCAAGAACAATTTCTTGGTTTGGAGTTATCGCACTCCTCGTAATTCCATGTTGCATGTAGGACGAATTAGAAGAGATAAAATTTACCATATTGACGAAACTCCGACCGGGGTGACGGAAGTTATTCAAGATTTAGACAAAGACAGATCCTTCGAGGCACCTATTAATACTAAAGCTACTATGGACCCGATTTGTTGTTTGTGCGCAACTGATAAGATTTTATTGATAGGCAGAGAGTCGGGAATGATTCAAAGATATTCTTTATCTCAGATAACTCTTACAAATAGATATAATACAACTTGTAAGCTTTACAAGATTGCAATCAACTGTGATTCATCTCGGGCATCTATTATGGACACGAGTGGCGTTCTAACTATGTTAGATTTAGAGACtgatttcaagaaaaatactTTGAAGGATGGAGAATCAGAGggcgaaataaataagttCGAAAGAAAGGATGTTTGGGCCATGTGCTGGGCACAAGACAATCCCGCTCTATTAGCAATTATAGAAAAAACCAGAATGTACGTTTTAAGAGAATTCGATCCCGAAGAACCGATATCCTGTTCTGGATATATCTGTTCATTTCAAGATTTAGAAATACGTTGCGTTTTATTGGATGATCTAATGCAGAAACCAGAAGATACAAGAAATGACTTAATAGTGGATCTAGAAGTGAAATCACTGAGGGATACCAGGGAATTATTGATGAAAGTAGGATTGAAAGAAGCAAATAATTTCATCCAGGACAATCCACATCCACGATTATGGCGCTTATTAGCAGAATCAGCTTTACAGAAGCTAGAGTTGGAGACTGCAGAAAATGCAATGGTTCGTTGCACAGATTACTTAGGTATACAATTTATCAAACGTTTACAGAACGTGCACAACGATCACCTGAAGAAAGCCGAGGTGGCTGCATTTCTTGGCAATTATGACGAagctgaaaaattatatttaaatatggaCAGAAGGGATCTTGCTATTTCTTTACGTCAAAAATTAGGAGATTATTTTCGGGTGGTACAGCTAATGAAAATGGGTATTGGCGGGTCTGATAAACAAATGGAGTACGCTTACAATAAAATTGGCGAATATTATGCTGAAAGACAGAATTGGGAAGGTGCAAAAGAATATTATGAAAAGAGCAGGAATCTGGAGAAACTTATAGAATGCTATTATAAATTAGAAGATTTTGTTCAATTAGCAGGGACAGTGCAACAGTTACCAGATAAAAGTCCCCTTTTGAAGATGGTAGCAAGAATGCTAGGTTCCGTGGGTATGTGTTCCCAAGCAGTAGCagcatatataaaatatggagaTGTGAAACTGGCCGTAGATACGTGCGTTCGTTTGAATCACTGGGACCAAGCAGTCGAATTAGCAAAGACCTATAAAATGGCCCAGATAGGCGAATTATTGAACAAGTATGCTAATCATCTTCTATCTAATGGAAAGAGACTACAGGCTGTTGAATTATACAAGAAGGCAAATCATAATTTGGAAGCAGCAAAGTTACTGTTTCAATTAGCAGAAGAGCAAGCAAAGACGAGGACGAATCCTCTACGCGTGAAGAAGATTTATGTTCTAGCAGCTCTGTTGGTCGAAGATCATATCAATGCCGCACCAGCTGCTAAGGGTGGCCGTAGCAACGTTGTGATGGGTTTAACAGAAAACAACGAAGATACTCGGGTGATAGAGAATGCCTGGAAAGGGGCAGAGGCTTATCATTTTCTCTTATTAGCCAATAGGCAGATATATTCAGGGAATTTTGATGCAGCCATGAAAACAGCTCTGAGATTGAGAGAGTACGAAGATATCTTACAACCGGAAGATATTTACTGCTTGCTTGCTCTATCAAGCGCAGTCAATCACGCTTTTGCAGTCTGTTCCAAGgcgtttattaaattagaatcTCTAGAGATTATTTCAGAGGCGGTCAGAGAAGAATATGAGGATTTGGCTGTGGACATCTTCACCAAACACAGTCCTCAAGATGTTCGTAATTCTAAGGCAGAATGTACAAATTGCGAGAGTCTGGTACCCGACTGGTGTGTCGCCTGTCCTAACTGTATGACCAGGTTCCCTCCTTGTATTATCTCTGGCAAACCGTTGATGGACCTGAGCAATGCGTGGATCTGCACCGTTTGCAGACACCATGTGGCTACAGAACGAGATGTAGTTAATATTAATGCTTGCCCTTTGTGCCACAGCACggttacatatatgtaa
- the LOC132906276 gene encoding guanine nucleotide exchange factor for Rab-3A-like codes for MEQRKLAKSCDTLARLNKNEHKLFENQNHCIKPLPITFNEEDAEIINNKDSINDSTKLNHCNNSSKPLLCIKDSQNSQEREPPSPTTLQWGRAIAEVKEHAVAKLQDELKRAHEELKLKDEEVTRLSRIKQDVEAELEELTASLFQEAHNMVREANVRQATAERLLEESRMKAEVLAAEVAALKTLVLTSTPAKPNFHLHPQIDTKSRPNSEDTQQGLFARKHRRSPSHFNLKYGRESSPPDSPLKEQRSSLPSDRETLERDWKKDSDKEKDKECKDFGLEVDPRVHTEFLKWKANPCVDKGDPFVGRIFTEDIDLCLDFPNKELGTKVKQAVLDGIIFIEAISDKTKFTFPKKCVLLEAPRQCYYRMRFGDQENQWYSISQICRNRIIAVCDFLNYLRYIERGLVKSSVHDVYWEITRLRKEMAFARLGLALSS; via the exons ATGGAACAAAGAAAACTTGCAAAATCCTGTGACACTCTGGCAAGGTTGAACAAGAATGAAcataaattgtttgaaaatcaAAATCATTGTATCAAGCCATTACCTATTACATTTAATGAAGAAGATGccgaaataataaacaacaaaGATTCCATTAATGATTCAACAAAACTCAACCATTGTAATAACTCCTCAAAaccattattatgtataaaggATTCTCAA AACTCTCAGGAAAGAGAACCACCCTCACCAACCACTTTACAATGGGGTAGAGCTATAGCAGAAGTAAAGGAACATGCTGTAGCAAAATTACAAGATGAACTTAAGAGAGCACACGaggaattaaaattgaaagatgaaGAAGTCACAAGACTTTCAAGAATTAAACAAGATGTTGAAGCTGAATTGGAGGAACTCACTGCCAGCCTCTTTCAA gaGGCACATAACATGGTACGAGAAGCAAATGTACGTCAAGCTACAGCAGAGCGTCTACTGGAGGAAAGTCGTATGAAAGCTGAAGTTTTGGCTGCAGAAGTAGCAGCTCTAAAAACGTTAGTGTTAACTTCGACGCCGGCTAAACCAAACTTCCATCTACATCCGCAGATCGATACGAAAAGTCGTCCAAACAGTGAAGATACTCAGCAAGGTCTTTTTGCAAGGAAACATCGAAG ATCACCGTCgcatttcaatttaaaatacgGTCGAGAGAGTTCTCCACCGGATTCCCCACTGAAAGAACAAAGATCATCTTTACCTTCGGATCGAGAGACACTAGAAAGAGATTGGAAAAAAGATTCAGATAAggagaaagataaagaatgCAAAGATTTTGGCCTCGAAGTTGACCCTAGAGTACATACAGAGTTTCTTAAATGGAAAGCTAATCCATGTGTAGACAAAGGTGATCCTTTTGTTGGTAGAATCTTTACAGAAGACATCGATCTTTGCCTTGATTTCCCTAACAAAGAATTGGGTACAAAAGTTAAACAAGCCGTTCTCGATGGCATCATCTTTATCGAAGCGATCAGCGACAAAACTAAATTCACTTTTCCAAA aaAATGTGTATTGCTTGAAGCACCGCGCCAATGTTATTATCGTATGAGATTCGGAGATCAAGAAAATCAGTGGTACAGCATATCACAAATTTGTCGCAATCGA attaTAGCGGTCTGCgattttttgaattatttacgttatattgaACGTGGCCTTGTTAAAAGCTCAg TTCACGATGTTTATTGGGAAATTACTCGATTACGGAAGGAAATGGCATTTGCTCGTTTGGGCCTCGCACTATCGTCTTAA
- the LOC132906285 gene encoding trafficking protein particle complex subunit 4 has translation MVIYGVYIVSKSGGLIFNHDHNVPRIENERTFNFPLDIKLNYENKKIVVSFGQKDGINVGHVLTAVNGSPVIGRELENGKDVFELLEQPENFPMSLRFSRARMTTNEKIFLASMFYPLFAIASQLSPEPRCSGIEILEADTFRLHCYQTLTGIKFIVVAEPTQSGIEILLKRVYELYADYALKNPFYSLEMPIRCELFETNLQSLLENVEKSGASNV, from the exons atgGTTATTTATGGTGTTTATATCGTATCAAAATCGGGTGGACTAATATTTAATCACGATCACAATGTTCCacgaattgaaaatgaaaggacatttaattttcctcttgatataaagttaaattacgaaaataagAAGATTGTCGTCTCATTTGGGCAAAAAGATGGAATTAATG TGGGTCATGTTTTAACTGCAGTAAATGGTAGTCCCGTAATAGGTCGCGAATTGGAGAATGGGAAAGATGTATTTGAATTGCTAGAACAACCAGAGAATTTTCCTATGTCGCTTAGATTTAGTCGAGCAAGGATGACAAccaatgaaaaaatttttttagcaTCAATGTTCTATCCTCTATTTGCAATTGCTAGTCAATTAAGTCCTGAACCCCGTTGTTCTGGCATTGAAATTTTAGAAGCAGATACATTTAGATTACATTGCTACCAAACATTGACTGGAATTAAATTCATCGTGGTAGCAGAACCTACACAAAGTGGAATAGAAATTCTGTTAAAAAGAGTATATGAACTATATGCAGATTATGCTTTGAAAAATCCTTTTTATTCGCTGGAAATGCCAATTAGATGTGAATTGTTTGAGACTAATTTACAAAGCTTATTAGAAAATGTTGAGAAGTCTGGTGCTAGCAACGTATAA